One window of the Eucalyptus grandis isolate ANBG69807.140 chromosome 6, ASM1654582v1, whole genome shotgun sequence genome contains the following:
- the LOC104451784 gene encoding cytochrome P450 71A1, giving the protein MNVSMSSLHTCLLLSLILFIIFVFLLKHKKNHATDTTTHPAPPGPRRLPLIGNLHQLNLSVSHHRLWQLSQLHGPLMSLKLGLTPALVISSAKTAREAIRAHDLEFSNRPSLVGQQKLSYGGLDMAFAPYGEHWKQNRRISAENLLNPKRVQSFRPIREDEVSKMVERISEAAAASRSQLVDLSETLLFLTASLICRIAFGRNYLVEPEPRIHVLRSVREAMVVFGSFCFEDHFGWVGSVVDKVTGLSSKLQRVFVELDSFYEVMIRDHLEKKREQEDRDDFIDVLLRMGEDRSGSVHVSRDHIKAMLTDIFIGATDTNAATLAWAMTSLKKNPRVMDKAQREIRSLVGSKGFVDEDDLLSLPYLKAVVKETLRLYPPAPLLLPRETTGRCILSGYEIRPKTLVYINAWAIGRDSEYWESAEEFCPERFLDSDVDFRGQSFELVPFGCGRRVCPGASLGVVTLELALANLLYSFDWELPEGMKEEDVDTEATPGNTIHKKIPLCLRAKVKNYA; this is encoded by the exons ATGAACGTCTCCATGTCTTCCCTTCACACTtgtctcctcctctctcttatCCTCTTCATTATCTTCGTCTTCCTCCTGAAACACAAAAAGAACCATGCAACCGACACCACCACCCACCCGGCACCGCCCGGCCCGCGGCGGCTTCCACTCATTGGGAACCTGCACCAGCTCAACCTCTCCGTCTCTCACCACCGCCTGTGGCAACTCTCTCAGCTCCACGGCCCACTCATGTCCCTGAAGCTCGGACTCACGCCTGCGCTTGTCATCTCCTCGGCAAAGACAGCAAGAGAGGCCATCAGAGCACACGACCTCGAGTTCTCGAACCGGCCCTCCTTGGTAGGCCAGCAGAAGCTGTCGTATGGCGGCTTGGACATGGCCTTCGCGCCGTACGGCGAGCACTGGAAGCAAAACCGAAGGATCAGCGCGGAGAATCTCTTGAACCCCAAAAGGGTCCAATCCTTCCGTCCGATACGCGAGGACGAGGTCTCGAAAATGGTGGAGAGGATCTCCGAGGCAGCTGCCGCTTCTCGTTCGCAGTTGGTCGACCTGAGCGAGACGCTCTTGTTTCTCACCGCCTCGTTAATCTGCAGAATCGCTTTTGGGAGGAACTACCTTGTCGAACCCGAGCCCAGGATCCATGTTCTTAGGTCGGTGAGGGAAGCTATGGTCGTGTTTGGGAGCTTCTGTTTCGAGGACCACTTTGGCTGGGTCGGTTCGGTCGTCGATAAGGTCACCGGTTTGTCGTCCAAGTTGCAGAGAGTTTTCGTGGAGTTGGATTCGTTCTACGAGGTGATGATTCGCGACCACCtcgagaagaagagagagcagGAGGATCGAGACGACTTCATTGACGTCTTGCTTCGAATGGGCGAGGATCGGTCGGGTTCGGTGCATGTCAGTAGAGATCACATCAAAGCGATGCTCACG GACATATTCATCGGAGCGACTGACACGAACGCGGCCACGCTGGCGTGGGCAATGACATCGTTGAAGAAGAACCCCAGAGTCATGGACAAGGCTCAGCGCGAAATAAGATCGTTGGTCGGAAGCAAAGGTTTTGTGGATGAAGACGATCTTCTCTCCCTTCCATATCTCAAAGCTGTGGTCAAGGAGACGCTGAGGCTCTACCCACCGGCTCCATTGCTGCTTCCCAGAGAAACGACCGGAAGATGCATTCTAAGTGGGTATGAGATAAGACCCAAAACCCTAGTTTACATTAATGCATGGGCCATCGGGAGAGACAGCGAGTACTGGGAAAGTGCAGAGGAGTTTTGCCCCGAGAGGTTCTTGGATAGCGATGTGGATTTCAGGGGGCAAAGCTTTGAGCTCGTGCCTTTTGGCTGTGGAAGGAGAGTGTGTCCGGGGGCGAGTTTAGGAGTTGTGACACTGGAGTTGGCGCTGGCCAATTTGTTGTACTCGTTTGACTGGGAACTTCCTGAGGGAATGAAGGAGGAGGATGTGGACACCGAGGCTACGCCTGGAAATACCATTCATAAGAAAATCCCGCTTTGCCTGAGGGCCAAGGTCAAGAATTATGCCTGA
- the LOC104449153 gene encoding protein RCC2 homolog isoform X1 encodes MSAAEEEKKAEGEAEVKGGELLFCGGTCWDTLGRKKGIVDGNLVSPTRLRPLVGVSIRFVASGCTSCHCVALDVEGRCYTWGRNEKGQLGHGDTIQRDRPTIVSELKKYNIVKASSGRSHTVVVTDDGNSLAFGWNKHGQLGSGSVRNEIEASPVRCLVTEVKTTACGADFTVWLSSVEGASILTAGLPQYGQLGHGTDNEYNTKDSSVRLAYEAQPRPKAIVTLAGEKIVKVACGTNHTVAVDSNGCVYTWGFGGYGRLGHREQKDEWLPRRVDIFQKHNVLPPDAIISAGSVNSACTAGGGQLYMWGKIKNTGDDWMYPKPLMDLSGWNIRCMDSGNMHYFVGADTSCISWGHAQNGELGYGPNGQKSSAIPKKVDILEGMHVIGVACGMGHSMVIVDRANIGDRLDELDIYDGKAAAEEGSEEPKNKTPLAKQTSSKKAAKATGKRNKSKEDSASEDEAEGDDNSDNSDQENGQSNPKRRRGGKASSRGRGGAKTGGKSAGRSQAKPGKRGRPRKL; translated from the exons ATGTCGGCcgcggaggaggagaagaaggcggAGGGGGAAGCGGAGGTGAAAGGGGGAGAGCTGCTCTTCTGCGGGGGCACGTGCTGGGACACTCTTGGTCGGAAGAAGGGCATCGTGGATGGCAACTTGGTCTCCCCGACTCGGCTCCGTCCTCTCGTCGGCGTTAGTATCCGTTTCGTCGCCTCTGGCTGCA CGTCTTGTCACTGCGTGGCCTTAGATGTCGAGGGAAGGTGCTACACATGGGGTCGAAATGAG AAAGGGCAGCTAGGTCATGGAGATACCATTCAGCGCGATCGACCCACAATCGTGTCTGAACTTAAAAA GTACAATATTGTTAAAGCCAGTTCAGGAAGGAGCCATACTGTTGTGGTTACTGATGATGGAAATTCACTTGCTTTCGGCTGGAATAAACATGGACAGCTGGGATCTGGTTCTGTGCGAAATG AAATTGAAGCATCCCCTGTTCGTTGTCTTGTGACTGAGGTTAAAACTACTGCTTGTGGGGCGGATTTCACTGTTTGGTTATCTTCTGTAGAAGGAGCTTCTATATT AACTGCAGGCCTTCCCCAATATGGTCAACTTGGGCATGGGACCGACAATGAG TATAATACTAAAGATAGCTCTGTGAGATTGGCTTATGAAGCCCAACCACGCCCAAAGGCAATTGTAACTCTGGCTGGGGAAAAGATTGTCAAAGTTGCTTGTGGAACAAACCACACAG TGGCTGTAGACTCAAATGGCTGTGTTTACAC GTGGGGCTTTGGTGGTTATGGCAG GCTTGGGCACAGAGAGCAGAAGGATGAGTGGCTCCCTCGTCGTGTTGATATCTTCCAGAAGCATAATGTCTTGCCACCTGATGCGATAATTTCTGCAGGTTCTGTTAATTCAGCTTGTACTGCAG gtgGAGGACAGCTATATATGTGGGGAAAAATTAAGAATACTGGTGATGATTGGATGTATCCTAAACCACTTATGGATTTGag TGGTTGGAATATACGCTGCATGGATTCTGGTAATATGCATTACTTTGTTGGTGCTGATACATCCTGCATAAGTTGGGGCCATGCTCAAAATGGAGAGCTTGGATACGGCCCCAATGGACAGAA ATCTTCTGCTATTCCCAAGAAGGTAGATATACTGGAGGGAATGCATGTAATTGG CGTTGCATGTGGTATGGGCCATTCAATGGTTATAGTTGATCGAGCAAACATTGGCGATCGTCTAGATGAG CTGGACATATATGATGGCAAAGCTGCTGCTGAAGAAG GAAGCGAGGAACCCAAGAATAAAACACCACTAGCCAAGCAGACCAGCAGTAAAAAAGCTGCTAAAGCGACTGGTAAGAGGAACAAGTCAAAAGAAGACTCAGCCTCTGAAGATGAAGCTGAGGGTGATGATAATTCTGATAATAGTGATCAGGAGAATGGGCAGAGCAATCCAAAACGTCGACGCGGCGGGAAGGCTTCAAGTAGGGGCCGTGGTGGTGCTAAAACTGGGGGAAAAAGTGCTGGGAGGAGTCAAGCGAAACCAGGAAAGCGGGGCAGGCCTAGGAAATTGTAA
- the LOC104449153 gene encoding protein RCC2 isoform X2 → MSAAEEEKKAEGEAEVKGGELLFCGGTCWDTLGRKKGIVDGNLVSPTRLRPLVGVSIRFVASGCTSCHCVALDVEGRCYTWGRNEKGQLGHGDTIQRDRPTIVSELKKYNIVKASSGRSHTVVVTDDGNSLAFGWNKHGQLGSGSVRNEIEASPVRCLVTEVKTTACGADFTVWLSSVEGASILTAGLPQYGQLGHGTDNEYNTKDSSVRLAYEAQPRPKAIVTLAGEKIVKVACGTNHTVAVDSNGCVYTWGFGGYGRLGHREQKDEWLPRRVDIFQKHNVLPPDAIISAGSVNSACTAGGGQLYMWGKIKNTGDDWMYPKPLMDLSGWNIRCMDSGNMHYFVGADTSCISWGHAQNGELGYGPNGQNVACGMGHSMVIVDRANIGDRLDELDIYDGKAAAEEGSEEPKNKTPLAKQTSSKKAAKATGKRNKSKEDSASEDEAEGDDNSDNSDQENGQSNPKRRRGGKASSRGRGGAKTGGKSAGRSQAKPGKRGRPRKL, encoded by the exons ATGTCGGCcgcggaggaggagaagaaggcggAGGGGGAAGCGGAGGTGAAAGGGGGAGAGCTGCTCTTCTGCGGGGGCACGTGCTGGGACACTCTTGGTCGGAAGAAGGGCATCGTGGATGGCAACTTGGTCTCCCCGACTCGGCTCCGTCCTCTCGTCGGCGTTAGTATCCGTTTCGTCGCCTCTGGCTGCA CGTCTTGTCACTGCGTGGCCTTAGATGTCGAGGGAAGGTGCTACACATGGGGTCGAAATGAG AAAGGGCAGCTAGGTCATGGAGATACCATTCAGCGCGATCGACCCACAATCGTGTCTGAACTTAAAAA GTACAATATTGTTAAAGCCAGTTCAGGAAGGAGCCATACTGTTGTGGTTACTGATGATGGAAATTCACTTGCTTTCGGCTGGAATAAACATGGACAGCTGGGATCTGGTTCTGTGCGAAATG AAATTGAAGCATCCCCTGTTCGTTGTCTTGTGACTGAGGTTAAAACTACTGCTTGTGGGGCGGATTTCACTGTTTGGTTATCTTCTGTAGAAGGAGCTTCTATATT AACTGCAGGCCTTCCCCAATATGGTCAACTTGGGCATGGGACCGACAATGAG TATAATACTAAAGATAGCTCTGTGAGATTGGCTTATGAAGCCCAACCACGCCCAAAGGCAATTGTAACTCTGGCTGGGGAAAAGATTGTCAAAGTTGCTTGTGGAACAAACCACACAG TGGCTGTAGACTCAAATGGCTGTGTTTACAC GTGGGGCTTTGGTGGTTATGGCAG GCTTGGGCACAGAGAGCAGAAGGATGAGTGGCTCCCTCGTCGTGTTGATATCTTCCAGAAGCATAATGTCTTGCCACCTGATGCGATAATTTCTGCAGGTTCTGTTAATTCAGCTTGTACTGCAG gtgGAGGACAGCTATATATGTGGGGAAAAATTAAGAATACTGGTGATGATTGGATGTATCCTAAACCACTTATGGATTTGag TGGTTGGAATATACGCTGCATGGATTCTGGTAATATGCATTACTTTGTTGGTGCTGATACATCCTGCATAAGTTGGGGCCATGCTCAAAATGGAGAGCTTGGATACGGCCCCAATGGACAGAA CGTTGCATGTGGTATGGGCCATTCAATGGTTATAGTTGATCGAGCAAACATTGGCGATCGTCTAGATGAG CTGGACATATATGATGGCAAAGCTGCTGCTGAAGAAG GAAGCGAGGAACCCAAGAATAAAACACCACTAGCCAAGCAGACCAGCAGTAAAAAAGCTGCTAAAGCGACTGGTAAGAGGAACAAGTCAAAAGAAGACTCAGCCTCTGAAGATGAAGCTGAGGGTGATGATAATTCTGATAATAGTGATCAGGAGAATGGGCAGAGCAATCCAAAACGTCGACGCGGCGGGAAGGCTTCAAGTAGGGGCCGTGGTGGTGCTAAAACTGGGGGAAAAAGTGCTGGGAGGAGTCAAGCGAAACCAGGAAAGCGGGGCAGGCCTAGGAAATTGTAA